One genomic region from Buteo buteo chromosome 12, bButBut1.hap1.1, whole genome shotgun sequence encodes:
- the DOK2 gene encoding docking protein 2: MEEAVVKQGVLYLQLQQTFGKKWRKFWGVLYRESSCSTARLELFEGSAPPAAEKLRKGEGSKRLVKLSDCVHVAEASGDAGCPKETVPFLLETTDKRYLLAADGTEAADWIQKLCELAFPRSREEQAAGKDGQQSSLGANSEFSMEENSLYSSRGKAGLEQAFEVTVRATESSERCRLWGRCILRAGEEALELQHFQTLEILYSWPYHFLRRFGRDKVTFSFEAGRRCASGEGNFEFETRQGNEIFQAIESAINRHRCRGAEEPRRGGPGDDATRPLGHTKMPSWAQGHEEPGGTKSSSLEPTWEGKVPKAKPSMSPGSCSGAGEPLGTFLPSRGADCSYTKPCNSVRRGNPPMPEKNRRQDAPAKETTESEYAIPFDTIAKTFVARKFGKLVRHPGEVADPFYDSIGEAGGRVGNQPPRLPTVAKPDHIYDEPEGLSTHIVYDEPEEVKGEAWRLQAAPEEPTGHEYPFYNPQQDDYAVPKRPVPLRQPFLLQGKEWLGDTEYDNVALKFAKKRNLQ, encoded by the exons ATGGAGGAGGCGGTGGTGAAGCAGGGTGTGCTCtacctccagctgcagcagaccTTCGGGAAG AAATGGAGGAAGTTCTGGGGTGTCTTATACCGGGAAAGCTCCTGTTCCACCGCCCGCCTGGAGCTCTTCGAGGGCTCGGCACCGCCGGCCGCCGAGAAGCTGCGGAAAGGCGAGGGCAGCAAGCGGCTGGTCAAGCTGAGCGACTGCGTGCATGTGGCGGAGGCGAGCGGCGATGCCGGCTGCCCCAAGGAGACCGTCCCTTTCCTGCTGGAGACCACCGACAAGCGGTACCTCCTGGCTGCTGACGGCACCGAGGCGGCCGACTGGATCCAGAAGCTCTGCGAGCTGGCCTTCCCG aggagcagggaggagcaggcagCGGGCAAGGATGGTCAGCAGAGCTCGCTGGGCGCCAACAGCGAGTTCTCCATGGAGGAAAACTCCCTCTACAGCTCCCGAGGCAAAG ccGGCTTGGAGCAGGCGTTCGAGGTGACGGTGAGGGCCACCGAGTCCTCCGAGCGCTGCCGGCTCTGGGGCCGGTGCATCCTGCGAGCCGGCGAGGAGGCACTAGAGCTCCAGCATTTCCAGACCTTGGAGATCCTCTACAGCTGGCCCTACCATTTCCTGAGACGCTTCGGACGGGATAAG GTGACCTTCTCCTTCGAGGCCGGCCGGCGCTGCGCATCTGGAGAAGGCAACTTTGAGTTTGAGACCAGGCAAGGCAACGAGATCTTCCAGGCGATCGAATCGGCCATCAACAGGCATCGGTGCCGGGGGGCCGAGgagccgcggcggggcggccccggggacGATGCCACCCGGCCGCTCGGCCACACCAAGATGCCCAGCTGGGCGCAGGGGCACGAGGAGCCCGGCGGCACCAAGTCCTCCTCGCTGGAGCCCACCTGGGAGGGGAAGGTGCCAAAAGCCAAGCCGTCGATGTCCCCCGGCAGCTGCTCTGGGGCCGGGGAGCCGCTGGGTACCTTCCTGCCCTCCCGCGGTGCCGACTGCTCCTACACCAAGCCCTGCAACTCCGTCCGTCGAGGGAACCCCCCGATGCCGGAGAAGAACCGGAGGCAGGATGCTCCGGCCAAGGAGACCACCGAATCCGAGTATGCCATCCCTTTTGACACCATCGCCAAGACCTTCGTGGCTCGCAAGTTCGGCAAGCTGGTCCGTCACCCCGGGGAGGTCGCCGACCCTTTCTACGACAGCATCGGGGAGGCAGGGGGGCGAGTGGGCAACCAGCCCCCGCGGCTCCCCACCGTCGCCAAACCCGACCACATCTACGACGAGCCCGAGGGTCTGTCCACCCACATCGTCTACGACGAGCCCGAGGAGGTGAAGGGGGAGGCGTGGAGGCTGCAGGCGGCCCCGGAGGAGCCCACCGGGCACGAGTACCCCTTCTACAACCCGCAGCAGGATGACTACGCCGTGCCCAAAAGACCCGTCCCTCTCCGGCAACCCTTCCTCCTGCAGGGCAAGGAGTGGCTGGGGGACACCGAGTACGACAACGTGGCCCTCAAATTTGCCAAGAAGAGGAACCTGCAGTGA